Part of the Flagellimonas eckloniae genome, ATCGATCATCATATACCAAAGAGGACTCCTCTATGTCTCCAATAGTAAAATTTGAGTAGGAAGGAACATCAAATTCTGTTACTACTCCATCTGAATCTTTTTCATACGTAGTTACCTGGTAGAGCCCAACACCACCTAAAGTATTATGTACTGCATAATCGGAATAGGTCAATCCTGCAATTAATGATCCTTGATAGCCATAATAAGAGAACACTCCGCTAAAATTGATATCCCATTCATCACCGGCTGGTTCTACACTTACACTTTGTCCATCTGTCAAACTAAAGGCGGACAATAGGTGACTAGAGTTCTTGGGTACAGTTATCTCAGAATAATTAGTAGTCTCATCAAGGGCCGCGTATTGAATGGTATAACTATTACCATCACTTAATATCCTAACTTTCATAAAACCTCTATGGTCACCAGTTGTGCTGATGCTTCCCGGATCTGCTGATTCTGTTGGAATTGCACTACCCAAGCTGACAATATATATATTGTTTTCATCAGCTGTGGTGGAAATTTCTGCAAAGGCAGTTCCTTCCAAATCTCCTTGCCAGCTATCTGTAAAGACAATACCTTCATCAATATCACCATATTGGAAATACCCTATAGGAAGACCTTGGAGCAGTTCTTCAATAGTATTCACAGTTACCGTGGTAGGTTGGAATGTCATAGGGTCTAGGGCATTTAATTCCAATGGAGTGGTTAAATCAGTTTCTTCAGTAACAGAAAGAATATCAGTAATGCCAGATAGTTCTGCTGCGGATACTAACATAGCTGAATTAAGATAGACTCTGTTTTCTGCCCCATTATATAAAGCAATTTCCCAAGTATCCCTTTTAACCGGAGTTTGCACCCCTGTACTAAAATCGAAATATACTTGATTTGGCATGTTAGAGCCTCCAGTTTCTAAATCGATGATACCACTTAAGGCAGCAATTGGCGAAAAACTAACTGTTGAAGATGAGGTTGAGCCGGTAGTCCAATCAGTTACATCAAAACCATCAATAGAGAAAACAAGAGATTTTGTGGTGCCCTCAATAGGGTCTAATAATTTGGTGAATGTTATGGTTGAACCTAAGTCTCCAACGCTCACAGGAACAGAAATTGTACCCGAACTGCCAACGGGCGCTGTTGTGAAATCTGTTCCGTATTCCGCATTTATTCCAGAATAGGAAACTGAAATGGTTCCTGCCTCAGTAGCTGCCCTAGAGAAGGTAAGGGTGATTTCTTTCGTAGTATCCTCTTCGGCCGTGCTAATAGTATCACTACCAAAAGATACAGTGAAATCTATCAAGTCTTTGGTGTCATCATCACTACATGAGCTTAGAACAAACAAAAACAAAATTACTTTTAAAAAAATGGTTTTTTTCATGACTTTAATTAAAGTTTAAATTATATGAGAGTTTAAAAAAATAGGACCTTCCGTTACCGAACAGTCTGCTGGAAACAGCAGAGGAACTATGCGCACCCGAAGGCACATCGGAGGCATTAACGGTAACGATATTGAAGATGTTTCGAGCACCAAGGGTAATTCCCAAATCCTTGGTTATATTGGTTTTTATAGAAGCATCCATCCATGTAAAATCATCGGTTTGACCCACAACCAAACCATCAATACCATCCAAAATAACCTGTGTTTTTCCGGTATATTTTAGTTGGGTAGAGAACGTTGTGTTTAGAGATGGAAGGGTGTACCCAAGTGTGGATTGTAGGTTAAAGCTCCATAGATAATCGTTGTTATTGGCTTCGGATGTACTAATTTCAGTGGACTCTCCCATATAGGTACCTCCTAAACCTACTTGCCAATTCCCCACTTTCACATTGTTTTCCCATGAAAAACCTAAAATTTTGGAATAGTCCACATTTGCAAAAGTGAAAAGGCTTCTATCATTTTCATCAGATACAACTACACTGGCTATTTTTTCGTTAATATCAAAGTAGTATGCTTTTATGGCAGATTTTAAAAACCCAGTATCACTAAGTTTAAATGTATTTTCAAGATTTAGGAAAATGGAAATTCCGTCCTCTGGTTGAAGGTTTGGATTGCCTTGCACATTATGGTTGGCATCAACGAAATAGAAGAAAAGTTCTTCAAAATTAGGAGCCCTGAATGCGGAACCAAATACTGCCTTTAACTTCAAAGTTTCATTGAAATTATAAGTTGATGAAAGTGACCATATGAGTTTGTTTCCAAATTGTGAGTTGTTGGTTAGTCGTGCTCCGGGGTATATGGAGAGTTTATCTGTTAGGTTGAAATCAGCTACCCCGAAGAAATCATAATTTTCCAGGGTGTTTTTAACGACATCATTAGAGTACTCGCCCGTGGCAATTGCGTCAAAACCTGACTGATGAGTGAACTCGTAACCTAGTTGTAGATTAAAAAAATTGGATTTTGGAACAATGTTGCTTACAAAACCTTTGGAGTACCATATCTCACTGGATTGGCTTAAGTCATCTGTGATATAAGACTCTATACCCTGCTGTAGAATATTGTATACATACTGCTGATAGTAACGTTTCTGGTTTTGTTGTGAAAAGAAAAAGTTATAGGTTGTCAACCCATTTATAGGTCCTGATACTGTAAGATTATTTACAAACCTATCAGTTTCAAAAAGCTCATCCAGAGCAGTTGGATTTACCAACCCGGTTCCACTATCCAGCCTGCCAATTACATTACGGTCATATACGGTTACAGCTTCGTCATAATATTGTAGTTTGTAGAGAAACATATGTTTTCCTAGAGAAAGATTTAGATTGCCATATGCGGTTAGTTGTTCTTTAGGGCTCCATTCGGTTCCTCTTAATCCATCATTAACGACTACATTATCTTCAATATTGACGTAATCTTTACCTCTAAATCCATTATAAAACCCTGCATAATCATTTCTGGAAGCACCAATTGAGTATGAGACTTTATCATTTAGCCGATTACTGATTTTAAAATTTTGGATATGCCTACCCTCATCAAAAAATTCATACTCACTTCCTACAGTCTCTTCTTGAACAGCAAGTTGTATCTGCCAAGCTTTATCTCCTTCTAAACCGCGTTTGGTTACAATATTGATAACTCCAGCTACTGCATTGTCCCCATAGAGCACACCCATCGAACCTTCCACTATTTCTACTCTTTCAACATCTTCAAGGTTTATCTGGGTAATATCTATGTTATTTCCAACTCCATTATCGCTAGCCATAGGAATTCCATCTAGCAGTACTTTTACATATTGTCCGTCTAACCCGAACATGTTAACTGTAGACCTGCCGGTAGATGGGTCAGGGGTAATGGTAATGTTTAAGCTATAGGTAAGAACATCTGCTAAATTATTGCCAGCAACTTTAGCAATATCTGTTTGATCTAGAACTTGAACAGCAAACAGCTTTTTGCTTAGTGACATAACTTTGCTTTCACCTGTCACCACAACTTCGTCCAATTTCTTTATGGAAATGGAATCATTTTCCTTTGTGTAGTTTTCTTGAGAGAATCCTACAACACTAAAAAAAAATAAAAAATAAAAGAGAATATAATTTTTATTTAGACTCATTCCATTTAAATTTGTCGCAAATATATATCTTATTTTAAATCAGTCTAAATAATAATAAGTAATTTTTTATTTTTTTTTAAATCCAGAAAACAATACTTTTAAAATGAAGAATGTAGCATTTTTAATCTCCTTTAGTTTTGTGTTTGCCTTGTTGGGCGCGCAAGAAAAAAAAGAACTTGACAGACAGGCCATAAAAGATATGTGTGGCTGTTATGAAATTACATTTAAGTACACCGAGACCTTTGCTCCTGAAATTGATTACGAAAAAAAGATGGATTACACGGCGGGTGCTCTAGAATTGGCTTTACCTATAGTGGATGAAGAGAATAAAATTTCTATTCAACATTTGTTGGTGGTCAACGATAGTATGGTCATTAAGCATTGGCGGCAGGACTGGGAATATGAAAACCAAAAAGTGTTCCATTATGACAAAGACAATAATTGGGTATTTAAAACTTTACCGGCAGAAGAAGTAAAGGGCCAATGGACCCAGAAAGTGTTTCAAGTGGATGATAGTCCGCGTTATTCTGGTTCTGCAACTTGGATTCATGCCGATGGGAAACATTACTGGGAGAACAAAACGGATTCACCCCTACCGCGAAGGGAATATACCAAGAGAAAGGACTACAATGTTATGCTTCGTGGTAATCGTCAGGAAATTACGGAATACGGTTGGCTCCATGAGCAGGATAATGATAAAGTAGTTCGCGCAGATGGTGAAGAAGATCTTCTTTTAGCTCAAGAAAAGGGGATGAACACGTATACAAAAGTAGCTGATGAAAAATGTAAATTGGCTAAAGATTGGTGGGCATCCCATAATGGTTTTTGGGCAAATGTTAGAACTGCATGGGATGAAGTATATAATCGTGAAGGGGATTTGACACTTGCCAAAAAAGTGGATGAAAAGCCATTATTCATGCATTTTTATCCGTTAGAGAAAGCGGGTGCCGATAATGCCAAAATAAACGAGGTTATTTCAAAGTTTGTATTAACCAAAGAAACTTCAGATGCTTCAGAAGGAAAGTAAGAATGGAATTTACATTGGGGCCGTGTGTTGCATGGCCCTTTTGTTTTTTAGTTTTTCCGTAAATAAGATTTCTCCGCGCCTTCAGGAGAAACTAAATTCGGCGGTTCAAACCACCTTTGAAGTTGAAGAATTTTCGTTGGATTTAGTTTCCATTAGTTCTAGTTTGAACGGCAAAACCGCTATTGAACTTGGTGGCGAGAATTTTTTTAAGGTAGTGCAAAATGAAAAGCTAATTGGTTACGCCTATCTGGGAGAGGCTCCTAGTATGAAAGATGTTTTTGATTATGTGGTGCTGTTCAATACAGATTTAAGCATAAAAAAATCTAAAGTATTGATCTATCGCGAAAACCATGGTAGACAAATAGGGAGTCAGCGATGGTTAAAGCAGTTTATTGGTATGGGAGTTGATAGGGTAATACGCTATGGAGAGGATGTTGATGCCATTGCAGGGGCAACAATTTCCGCCAAATCAATGACCAAGGCGGTGAATGATGTGCTCAAAAGTGTAGGAATATTGAAGTCTGAAGGAATTTTGTAAAATATAGTACCCAAAAAGCAATCAAAGAACGGGAGAATTTATATTAGTCCTTATATCCTTTTTCTACCAATCGTTTTGAAATCCACCAATAATTTCCCACTGGGTCGGTAATACCACCTTGACGATCTTCATAATCCATGTCTGCCGGTTCAAAAACACTAGTTGCCCCATATTTCAATGCATTTTGATATATTGTATCCACATCTTTAACATAGAGATAAAAAGCGGTTCGCATATTTTCGAACTCACCTCTGGCCTGACTGATCATAAAACAACTATCTCCAATTTTTAGAATAACATTTCCAATGTCTCCAGTCTCTTCATCTATAGAGCGGTTTTGTTCTTCTGCATAGAAAGCCTTTTGTAAAAAATCGATTAGCTTCTGCGGTTCGGATACAAACAAGTAAGCATTTACTGTATGAAATCCGTCTGGTTTATAGGTGTTGAATGGTGGTTTCATGGGCTACAATTGAAAACATAAAGAATTAGCACAAAATAAGTACTTTTATTCATATCGATAAGATACATATGGTTAGGGATATACTGGACATTAATGATTTTACCATTTTGGTAGAGGAAGCAAATTCTAAGACTGTCATAGTTGATTCGTGCAGTTTTGATGAGCCTTTGATTGCGGTAGCACTATATGGTTCCGGCAATGTCCATTTAGCCATGAAGTATGCGGGCAAAGAGAAGGAATATGAAAATACCAAGGGACTCGCGCTTTCTTTTTACGCAGATGAAACCGTTGAATGCGTACATACCGTTTCCTCAATAAAACCTTTGCAATGTATCGTAATTGCCACTTCTCCCAAAAACTTGCAAAAATTGCCAAATGATGAGGGAGAACTTTTTACTGAACTGCTGGAGCAACTGGTGAACCCTTCCGACCATTATGTGGAAGGCCCCCGATTTTTTATGACACCGGAGATGCAACATATTGTCGATGGCATTTTTAACAATTCCTATGAAGGGAAGGCGAAAATGATGTTTTTCCGAAGCCAAATAACAGCATTGTTATCTCATTTTTTTTGGCAATTATCCACTTTAAAAGATCAAGGAATTAAAAGTGTTGAACGGGAAAAATTATATGAGGCCAAAGAAATACTTTCCCAGAATCTGGATACGCCTCCTTCACTCACAGAGCTTTCCCGAAAAATTGGACTTAATACCTTTAAACTCAAAAAGGATTTCAAAGAGCTCTTTGGGGTGCCAGTTTTCAAATACTTACAAAATGAACGTATGACAATGGCCCATGATCTCATTCGGAATAAAGATGCCACCGTACAAGAAGCGGCATGGCATGTTGGATACGATAGTTTGAGCTCTTTTTCCAATGCCTTCGCCAAAAAATTTGGTTTTCGCCCCAGCGAAATCAAATCATAATACTTTTCGAACAAATCTTCCTCCTTCTTGAACAAATCTTCCCATACGGGCTGTTCTAGTTTTGCTCTATAATTAAAAACGAACAGTCATGAAAATTTTTAGGGTAATTGCAATTGGGACATTGATTTGGATTTTTGGGGTAAGTCTATATACTCTGTCATTTTATGTTCCAGTTATAGAAAATCCCGAACAACAAGCCAATATGGTTTTATTTATAGCAGTACTACCGCTGGTCTGGGTAGGATGTTGGCTATACTATAATGAGGATAGGAATACCAATGGATATAGTGTTGGACTAGCACTGTTTTTAACCAGCGCAGTTTTAGATGCCATTATCACTGTTCCTTTTTTGATTATACCAAATGGAGGCAGTTACTATGGCTTTTATACTGATATCGGATTCTGGGTGATAGCCTTTGAGTTCATTGCTGTGGCCATATTGTATTGGTACGTGAAGGTCTACGTAAAAAACAAAAAATAGTATAACCGATTAAAACTATACACCATGGAAATTTCAATGGGCAATCTTACACTTTTCGCCACCACCTTGTGTTTTGGGTTGGTTGCAGGACTATGTTTTACATGGGGAAACGCTGTAACTCCTGGCATTGGACAATTGGATAATCTTGGCTATTTACAATCTTTTCAGAAAATGAATCGTAGCATAGAAAACCCTTTGTTTTTTGTGATTTTCATCGGGTCATTTTTTATAGGAATCGCTAGCATAGTTACAAATAGAGCTATTTCGTCTACTCATTTTTGGATGATTTTGATAGCAGTTGGCATCTACTTTTTTGGTGTGATTCTGGTAACTATAATAGGAAATATACCTCTCAATCAGTTATTGAACAAAACAGATTTGGCGGGAAGTAGTCTTGAGGAATTACAAATACTACGCAGAAGATTTGAAAACCCTTGGAATCGTTTTCATACAATTCGAATTATAAGTGCGATCATCTCATTTGCGATGTTGATCATCGCTGGAATAAACAAGTAAACAATAATATAAATATCAAAAACAAGCATTATGAAAAAAAACATTTTAGTATTGGGAGGAAAAGGAAAAACGGGAAGACGTGTTGCAGAACGATTGACTCAAAAAGGACACAATGTACGCATTGGTTCACGATCGGAAAATCCAGCCTTTGATTGGGACAAACCCGCAGGTTGGCCCACAGTATTAGAGGGTATTGAAAGGGTGTACATTACCTATCAACCAGATTTGGCGGTCCCTGGAGCCAAAGAAGCGATCGAGGCATTTGTCAAAGTAGCCAAAGAGAAGGGAATTCAAAAATTAGTCCTCCTTTCCGGTAAGGGAGAAATTGAAGCGGAACGTTGTGAGCAATTGGTGATAAATTCTGGTTTAGACTATACCGTTATACGTGCCAGTTGGTTTAATCAAAATTTTAGTGAAAGCTTTTTTCTAGAGCCTATTTTAGCAGGTCATGTGGCTCTTCCCCAAGACAAGGTGAAAGTTCCTTATGTTGATGCCGAAGATATTGCGGATGTAGCTGTGGATGTATTGTTGAACGAAAGGCATAATGGAAGAATTTATGAGTTGACAGGTTCTAGATTTTTGACTTTTAAAGACGTGGTACATGAGATAGCAGAGGCTACTGGAAGGGATATCCAATTTACCGCTATCTCCTTGCCGGCATATACCAAAATGATGGAAGAACATGGAATTCCTTCAGATTATATTTGGTTGATTAATTACTTATTTACTGAAGTTTTGGGTAATGATAATAATCAGGTGATTACACATGGTATTGAAGAGGTCTTGGGAAGAAAACCCAAAGATTTTTCTGATTATGTTAGAGAAACTGCTGCAACGGGAATATGGAATCAAAAAGTTCATGTATAAATCCAAACCAAATGTTTGGAACTTTAGGGCAGACCATATAGCTGGTCTGCCTGTTTTTTTATGAAATTTCAGCTAGATAATCATAAGTAAGACCGGCTAAAATGGCTAATCCAAAGCTTAGTAAAGTACCAATAAGAACATATTCAGTAAGCTTTCTATTCTTGCCCTTGTTTAAATCTCCGAACCGAAAGACAGATTTTGCAGCAATCAATAGCCCAATAGCTGCCCATTGGCCAATCATAATAAATCCAAACACAAAAAGTCGCTCCAACATGCCAATATACTTTCCGGCATTTTTCAAAGATCCCCCTTCTTTTGGGTCATCGTCCTTTACAATCTCTTCAATGTAAGGAGCCAATAGCATTCGCATGATAATTCCTGAAACGTAGGTAACAAATACCAGAAAGGTAATCAGCAAGAGATTTTCTTGTCCAAATATGTTTTGGAAGTCCAGTTCAAAAGGAGTTATCCAATAAACAATTGCTACAATTACAGATAAATGCAGTATTTGATCCACCACAAATAACCACCGGTAATTTTTTTTGGTGCTAAAAGCCAGTTTTCCCAAGTCAATCAAATAATGTGTTACAATGATAATTGCAATGAGTCCAAAGTGTTGAAATTGCAGTAGAACCAAAAGGGCTATTAAATGGACGCCAATATGCCAGTAAAGGTATTTTGATTTCCACTTTTTTTCAAGTTTGTCGTCTACCCAATGACCGGGCTGCAATACAAAATCGCCAATAAAATGAGCCAGTATTAATTTTAGGGCAAGTAGCGTCATAATTGTGTGAGTTGGGTTTTGTAAAATTGAATTAATTTTTGGACTTCGTCAAATCCAGCTCTTATCAATGCTTCGCTAATATTGCTTTGCGATTTTTCCAAAGATGCGGCTAGCTCTTTTTGATTGGCTTTGGGATGTTCCAAGGCAGTTTTTACAATTCGGGAAGTAGCAGGCAACCAATTGTCCATACTCAGTGATGCAAGTTGTAACATGAGATTGATGGGAGTATCAAAACTTTCTGAACCGGATTTTAATGCCAGGGTCTGTTTTTTTAAGTTTTCAAAGCATTCTCCTGAGCGAATGAATGCCGAACCATTGGATTCGGTTATTTTTTCTGAGCTATATTCTTTTTCTCCAAGGCCTATGCCCATTCTTACGTCTATCCCTTTTTTTTGCTTTAGACACGATTTGATATGGATAGCCGCTTCCAGTGCTTTTTCTGGGGAAGTTTCCAATTGAAAGCTATCGCCACGATAGATCTCCCATTGTAAAGGTTCCTTGCCATAGGTGTTCAATGCCTTTTTTAGATAAGGCAGCCAAACCTCTGGTGTTGCCTTTCTAGAATTGATAATGTCTCCAGTTATGATAGCTATAGTTCTATCCATAAGCACAAATATCGGTAAAATAGCCGATAATTCAAAATATCGGTAAAATAGCCGATAATTAAGAATATCGGTAAAATGACGTATATTTTTAGTTTCCCAATAAAAGCGAATACTTAATCTGAGGATTTATCTCTATAATCAGGTGTCAATTGTCCGTTTGCCCAAGTTAGCTGTCTGGTTTCCATAGTAGTTTGTGTCCAAAGTGTTTCTTCATCCAAATATTGCTTTTGCTCTTTTTTAAAGAGTATTTTTTCTGGAATACCTCCGTCATCATCGGGAAATATGAATTTTTCGTAACGATAGAAGATACCTGCATCTGAAATTTGAGAAAACTCAGCAACCTTCTGCAATTGGTTTTTATATGAAAAAAGGTAAACCCCACCGCTTTCAACACCACAGGCTTCTCCAAAATAATCAATTAATAAAATTCCATCTAGATTTGGGAGCCCTTTTCCGGAATGAGTTTTAATACTGATGTTTGAATTGTCCAAAGGAATTTTTTGTTCAAGATATTGCCCATCCTTAATATTTCTAATGTTCAAAAAAAGGGCATCGTTATTTTTGGAATAGGCAAAAAAGTAATTGGTTCCATCCATGGTTTTCCTTTCCAAGGAGAGTAATCCACCCAAAATATACCCGGTCAAAGTATCGTATTTTACTTTGTAAAAAGGGGAGTCAAAACCATTATAGGGCCATGAGAAATCTGTTTTTTCAATGATTTCGACCCATTCCCCAATTTTAAGGAGTTCCAGAACTTTGGATTCTGTATTGGGTGTAGCTCTTAACTTGACATCATTGCCAAATAAATAGACCTGATCTCCAGGTTGAAAAGAACATTCATCACCTGGACAATGTAAACGTTGGGCAAAGTTAGAGGTAATGGAAAATAGAGTAAATAGAATCGTGATATAAAAAACTGCTTTCATCTGTATTTATTTTAGGATTAAGACAGTTCTTAGGGAGGTTAAGGTATATACGGTATAAAATAGCAAAATAGTTTACCGCAATACACTTGGGAAGTATGTGATAACAAGATGATGATTTTAAGAGAGGGTGCCGTTTTTAGGATAAATTAAAAAAGAAGAAGCCACGTCCATGGCCGGCGTGGCTTCTAAAATCAACAAAAAACATTATCCTCTTCTTCCTTTCTCCTGCATTTTCTTTTTACCGTTTTCAGCTTTTCTCAGCTTTAACTTTTTCCAGATTTGGTACTGCTCTTCGTTCAATACCTCTTTCATCTTTTGCTGTTGTGCAATTTGATGGTCCAATCTTGCACTCTGCATTTCAAATCGTTCATCAGCGGTTGGTTTTTTAACTTCACCGCTTTCTTTTTTAGCCTTTCTTTCAGCAAATTTTTCTTTTCGCATTTCGGCTTCCTCCAAATTGATTTCCATGACCTGTCTTTGCTGTTCGGAAGTTAAATCCAGTACAAGTGTCAGTTTTTTTGTTTGCAATGTGGCAAGCTGTTCTACTGACAAATCAGCTTTTTGTCCTTTACCAATTCTTTGATTATCTCTTTTTTGAGCTATGGCTCCAACTGTGGCCAATAAGACCAATACTACTACTAATCGTTTCATATGTTTAAACTTTTAATGATTTAACATTTGGACATAAGGAATGTCCAATGGTTTAAAACCAATAAATCATTTGTGAAGTCTTTAACAATACGATTGGTAAACCTACTCTTGTTGGTTCAATATTTCCTCTTGAAGTTTTTCTGATTCCAAATCATCTTCAAATTCTGTTTCGACTAGTTCTTCGGACAAAATTTGATTTTGGAATTTGTCTTCCTGTTCAATGCCATAATAGATAAAGGAGGCAACTACAAAACAGGACAAATAGATAAGACTTTTGATTTTGTAGGTCATGTTACTAAAATTTGGGACTACTAATGTAAAGAAACCATCTTGCAATCTCCGCGATATGTTGTGTAACATCTCTTTTTAGATGTGTATCCGCTTAAAAGCAAAGTGTAATCGACAAAATACATGGTTTGTCCAAAAACTCCAAAATAACATGGTAAATTCCTACAATTTAAAAGCTCCTATTTAGGATTCAAAATCAAATTAATACGCTCCAAAGCATCCTGAAGATGATACCTGCTCATTTGATCCGAAATTCTACCCAATCCATTTCTAATGTCCCTTTTAAGATTATTGAGCTCGGCCCTGGCAACGGAACGAATATCAGATTGACTGGTATTGATTGCCGTTGATTTGCGATAACCTCCAACGCTGGATAGTTTTTTCTGGTTTTCAGCGGTCATTAAATATTCCAAGCGATCTATATGGGCTTTTTGAAGATTTCTTCTATAGGTATCAATTGGTTTTCCATTGCGGGTTTCAGACCAGATTCCTTTGCGTAAATCACCTGTCATTTCCAATAGGCCATACGCTTTATTCCCATTGATGGTTTCATTTTCTATAATTCTAGCCAATTTGCCCAATTGTAAAATGGTTTTTAAATAATTTTCCTGAGTAGCCCTAATTTGTTCTATTGAACCCGAGTATTGGATTTTATTAAAAATTTCTTGATCAATCAGCCATTCAGGTGTTTTGAAAAGCTGTTCATTTATAAATGCCATACATTTTTTTTGATGGTCTTTATCCACGTGGGTGTAGACGGCACCCTCTTGGTCAGCGGTTTTATGATGTTCGTAAACACCACCTATATTATTGGACACATGACCCATATACCTTCTGTATTGGGCTATAACCTGGCCATATAAAGTTTTTAGATCGTCATAGTTCTTTCCGTCTTCTGTGGTCCATTCATTTAAACTGGGAATTATTCTTTTTAAATTTTCAATACCATAAAGACTAGCTTTAATGGCATCATCTCCTAAATCCTCGGTTTGTGAGCTGGGATCATGTATAT contains:
- a CDS encoding DUF3307 domain-containing protein — encoded protein: MTLLALKLILAHFIGDFVLQPGHWVDDKLEKKWKSKYLYWHIGVHLIALLVLLQFQHFGLIAIIIVTHYLIDLGKLAFSTKKNYRWLFVVDQILHLSVIVAIVYWITPFELDFQNIFGQENLLLITFLVFVTYVSGIIMRMLLAPYIEEIVKDDDPKEGGSLKNAGKYIGMLERLFVFGFIMIGQWAAIGLLIAAKSVFRFGDLNKGKNRKLTEYVLIGTLLSFGLAILAGLTYDYLAEIS
- a CDS encoding SH3 domain-containing protein — its product is MKAVFYITILFTLFSITSNFAQRLHCPGDECSFQPGDQVYLFGNDVKLRATPNTESKVLELLKIGEWVEIIEKTDFSWPYNGFDSPFYKVKYDTLTGYILGGLLSLERKTMDGTNYFFAYSKNNDALFLNIRNIKDGQYLEQKIPLDNSNISIKTHSGKGLPNLDGILLIDYFGEACGVESGGVYLFSYKNQLQKVAEFSQISDAGIFYRYEKFIFPDDDGGIPEKILFKKEQKQYLDEETLWTQTTMETRQLTWANGQLTPDYRDKSSD